A region from the Melioribacter roseus P3M-2 genome encodes:
- a CDS encoding TonB-dependent receptor plug domain-containing protein encodes MKTFIASLLIISFTFLKAQTDTLKSSLSEIVVTATKTETPYYAVASSVTVFTREDIEKANVNDVIELLRRAPGISITQQGGPGKISYSFIRGANSSHTLVYIDGVKMNDPTSPNNAFDFANLTTGDIERIEIVRGPQSTLYGADAAAGVINIITRKAGLNNYSLNLEAGSHSTYKGSLNLNSVLGRLNYFINLSRFATDGISASNSKYGNTETDGYNNNGITLKLNYPLLSNLKAEILYKYIKTKTDLDQNEKFGDDPNYAYKNEDQIFKASLNYKGFENKLEQSLVFTATKRFANTLDLPDELRPSISSDNYNRGTRLSADFTNTLHLSSNTITAGITYEQETAYTNYISNSEWGEYTSTFPESSLDNVGFYLQDQINITGKIFVTAGIRYDKHSKYGGKTTFRIAPAYFIPQTGTKIKFSYGTGFKAPSLYYLLDPLYGNPDLKPEETEGMDFGIEQYLFDNALIAGLTYFRLDMNNMFGYDANFKTINIAEAESYGLEAYVNLRNYRGIDFNISYTYNNTKDKYAGSGDYGKELLRRPVHQAFISAGYQFDRFYFSGELKYKGVRYDKDFSVYPAQRVELDPYTLVHLTVSYKLTDNIKLYGRIENLFNTDYEEILYYGALGRSIYGGINLSL; translated from the coding sequence ATGAAAACTTTTATTGCATCACTACTTATTATTTCCTTTACTTTTTTAAAAGCCCAGACTGACACGTTAAAATCATCATTGTCGGAAATCGTTGTTACAGCCACCAAGACCGAAACGCCCTACTATGCGGTAGCCAGTTCAGTTACGGTATTTACACGTGAAGATATCGAGAAAGCCAACGTCAACGACGTAATCGAACTATTAAGAAGAGCTCCCGGAATTTCGATTACTCAACAGGGCGGTCCCGGTAAGATATCATATTCTTTTATCAGAGGAGCCAACTCCAGCCACACTCTGGTTTACATCGACGGCGTTAAAATGAACGACCCGACTTCTCCTAACAACGCTTTCGATTTCGCCAATTTGACTACCGGCGATATTGAACGCATTGAAATCGTCAGGGGACCTCAAAGCACTTTATACGGCGCGGACGCCGCGGCGGGAGTTATAAACATTATCACCAGAAAAGCCGGACTGAACAATTATTCGCTAAATTTAGAAGCAGGTTCTCATTCGACATATAAGGGCAGCCTTAATCTGAATAGCGTTCTCGGAAGACTGAATTACTTCATCAATTTGAGCCGGTTCGCGACGGATGGGATATCGGCGAGCAATTCCAAATACGGCAATACCGAAACCGACGGCTACAACAATAACGGCATTACGCTTAAGCTCAATTATCCGCTGCTGAGCAATCTAAAAGCGGAAATCTTATATAAATATATAAAAACAAAAACCGATTTGGACCAAAACGAAAAATTCGGAGACGATCCGAATTACGCCTATAAAAATGAAGACCAGATATTCAAAGCTTCTCTGAATTATAAAGGTTTTGAAAATAAACTGGAACAATCGCTGGTTTTTACCGCAACCAAACGTTTTGCAAATACACTCGATTTGCCTGACGAGTTAAGACCTTCCATTTCGTCAGACAATTACAATAGAGGCACGCGCCTTTCCGCCGATTTTACAAACACGCTGCATTTAAGCTCCAATACAATTACTGCGGGAATTACATACGAGCAAGAAACAGCATATACTAACTACATTAGCAATTCGGAATGGGGCGAGTATACGAGCACGTTTCCGGAATCGTCTCTGGACAATGTTGGATTTTATTTGCAGGATCAAATTAATATTACGGGAAAGATTTTTGTAACCGCCGGAATAAGGTACGACAAACACAGCAAATACGGCGGTAAAACCACATTCAGAATAGCTCCGGCTTATTTTATTCCTCAAACAGGCACGAAAATTAAATTCTCTTACGGCACAGGATTCAAAGCCCCCTCTTTATATTATTTGCTTGACCCGCTATACGGCAATCCGGATTTAAAACCGGAAGAAACCGAAGGGATGGATTTCGGTATCGAACAATATCTCTTCGACAATGCTCTAATTGCAGGACTTACATATTTCCGGCTAGATATGAATAACATGTTCGGTTATGACGCCAATTTTAAGACAATAAACATTGCCGAAGCCGAATCGTACGGGTTGGAAGCTTATGTTAATCTGAGAAATTATCGCGGCATCGACTTCAACATTAGTTATACATACAACAATACTAAAGACAAATACGCCGGCAGCGGGGATTACGGCAAAGAACTTTTAAGAAGACCGGTTCATCAGGCATTTATTTCCGCAGGTTATCAGTTTGACCGATTTTATTTTTCGGGAGAACTAAAATATAAAGGCGTCAGATACGACAAAGATTTTTCCGTTTATCCGGCCCAAAGAGTGGAATTGGATCCTTACACACTGGTTCATCTTACCGTTTCATATAAACTAACCGACAACATAAAATTATACGGAAGAATAGAAAACCTCTTTAATACGGATTATGAAGAAATTCTTTATTACGGCGCTCTCGGCAGGTCAATTTACGGAGGGATTAACTTAAGCTTGTAA
- a CDS encoding pseudouridine synthase, which produces MRKYKYYLAYKPYGVLSQFSDEQGRRTLKSLFPFPKDVYPVGRLDMDSEGLLLLTNDKRINSLLLSPEYRHEREYYAQVEGIPDESALEKLRKGVMIKGNQTLPAKVRLIETPGLPDRIPPIRKRLNIPTSWLSITLIEGKNRQVRRMTAAVGYPTLRLVRVRIENLRIAKMNPGEVMELKGVALSEFFKNN; this is translated from the coding sequence ATGAGAAAGTATAAATACTATCTGGCTTATAAACCCTATGGGGTACTGTCTCAATTTTCGGATGAGCAGGGAAGGCGTACCTTGAAATCGCTTTTCCCTTTTCCGAAAGATGTCTACCCTGTCGGCAGACTCGACATGGACAGCGAAGGTCTATTGCTCTTAACAAACGATAAGAGAATAAATTCATTGTTGCTAAGTCCCGAGTATCGTCACGAAAGAGAATATTATGCGCAGGTTGAAGGAATTCCCGACGAATCGGCGCTCGAAAAATTGAGAAAAGGAGTGATGATAAAAGGAAATCAGACCTTGCCGGCTAAAGTCAGATTGATTGAAACGCCCGGTCTTCCCGATAGAATTCCTCCAATCAGAAAAAGGTTGAACATTCCTACTTCTTGGTTGAGTATAACGCTCATTGAAGGTAAAAACAGACAGGTAAGAAGAATGACGGCTGCTGTGGGGTATCCTACTTTAAGGCTTGTGAGAGTGCGCATTGAAAATCTTCGTATTGCAAAAATGAACCCGGGCGAAGTAATGGAATTGAAAGGCGTTGCTCTTTCGGAATTTTTTAAAAATAATTAA
- a CDS encoding sensor histidine kinase: MNINVELILIVALLLSLAAGITVYFLVKRIKEKSRELENQLHLKLQQLEILNSTLMEEIKLRKETEKKLLEKAEELQQSNLDKDRMFSVISHDLKNPFQGLLGYADMLYEEFNELDNSIKLDLVKGIRLASKNIYNLLINLLEWSRLQTNRMDINIKEINLYDKVCEVFSVHSANAKKKNIELLNEIDENAVIEGDEYMLNSVLNNLIGNAIKYSNEGDKVIARCEFNKENLEISIQDTGVGIPVDRLKTLFKPGGNRSTAGTHNENGTGLGLLICKEMIERLGGKITVESRVGEGARFSIILPWDNEKV, from the coding sequence ATGAATATAAACGTCGAACTAATATTAATCGTTGCGCTGCTGCTTTCTCTGGCTGCCGGTATTACGGTTTACTTTCTGGTAAAAAGGATAAAAGAAAAAAGCAGGGAACTCGAGAATCAGTTGCATCTTAAACTGCAACAGCTCGAAATTCTCAATAGTACTTTGATGGAAGAAATTAAACTCCGAAAAGAAACCGAAAAAAAATTACTCGAAAAAGCCGAGGAACTCCAACAATCCAATCTAGACAAAGACAGGATGTTTTCCGTTATTTCACACGACTTAAAAAATCCATTCCAGGGACTACTCGGATATGCCGATATGCTGTATGAAGAATTTAACGAACTCGACAACAGTATTAAACTGGATCTCGTAAAAGGCATTCGCTTGGCTTCGAAGAATATTTATAATCTTTTAATAAACTTACTCGAATGGTCGAGACTTCAAACCAACAGAATGGATATTAATATTAAAGAAATTAACCTGTACGACAAAGTATGCGAAGTGTTTAGCGTTCATTCGGCTAATGCAAAAAAGAAAAACATCGAGTTATTGAATGAAATAGACGAAAACGCAGTTATCGAAGGCGACGAATATATGCTCAATTCCGTTCTTAATAATTTGATTGGGAACGCAATTAAGTATTCTAACGAAGGAGACAAGGTAATTGCGAGGTGTGAGTTCAACAAGGAGAATCTGGAAATATCGATACAGGATACCGGGGTGGGTATTCCCGTAGACAGATTGAAAACTTTGTTCAAACCCGGAGGCAACCGTTCGACTGCCGGCACTCATAACGAAAACGGCACCGGGCTGGGATTACTGATATGCAAAGAAATGATAGAACGGCTCGGCGGAAAAATTACGGTGGAAAGCAGAGTAGGAGAAGGCGCCCGCTTTTCAATTATTTTACCCTGGGATAATGAGAAAGTATAA
- a CDS encoding peroxiredoxin: MEQVKNGIPLIGDKMPELTVQTTHGVKNIPGDYKGKWIVLFSHPADFTPVCTTEFVAFAKRNDEFKKLNAELIGLSIDQVFSHIKWVEWIEEKIGVKIPFPIIADDMGRVAEAFGMVHPGKGTNTVRAVFLIDPNGVIRLMIYYPQEIGRQIDEVLRALRALQISDVNKVAMPENWPNNELIQDKVIIPPPKDIDEAEKRKSSAEGYDWWFTYKSL, translated from the coding sequence ATGGAACAGGTAAAAAACGGGATCCCTTTGATAGGCGACAAAATGCCGGAACTGACGGTGCAGACAACTCACGGCGTGAAAAATATTCCAGGCGATTACAAAGGGAAATGGATTGTGCTCTTCAGTCACCCTGCGGATTTTACGCCGGTGTGCACTACCGAATTCGTTGCTTTTGCAAAGAGGAACGACGAATTCAAAAAACTAAACGCCGAACTGATCGGACTTTCAATCGACCAGGTGTTCTCGCATATTAAATGGGTCGAATGGATCGAAGAAAAAATCGGCGTTAAAATTCCTTTCCCGATAATTGCAGACGATATGGGCAGAGTAGCGGAAGCTTTTGGCATGGTGCACCCGGGCAAAGGAACCAACACTGTAAGAGCGGTATTCCTGATCGACCCGAACGGAGTTATACGCCTTATGATTTACTACCCGCAGGAAATTGGCAGACAGATCGACGAAGTGTTGAGAGCTCTCAGAGCTCTTCAAATTTCGGACGTCAATAAGGTTGCAATGCCTGAGAACTGGCCCAACAACGAATTGATTCAGGATAAAGTAATCATTCCACCTCCGAAAGATATTGACGAAGCCGAAAAAAGAAAATCCTCTGCCGAAGGATACGACTGGTGGTTTACTTATAAATCGCTTTGA
- a CDS encoding Dps family protein, protein MTTQVANNVTVEIAEALKSVLADQFVLYTKARNYHWNVTGGHFFRLHELFEKLYDELADDIDEVAERIRALGAYAPGAMSEFLKLSNITETENYYPEADEMVNTFTNDYELVTNRILENAARIQDEYKDEVTAGLLYGLAQKYQKNIWMLKSLINN, encoded by the coding sequence ATGACAACGCAAGTAGCCAATAATGTAACTGTAGAAATAGCGGAAGCTCTCAAGTCTGTTTTGGCAGATCAGTTTGTGCTTTACACTAAAGCACGAAATTATCACTGGAATGTAACCGGCGGACACTTTTTCAGACTTCATGAACTGTTCGAAAAATTGTACGACGAATTAGCCGACGATATTGATGAAGTTGCCGAAAGAATACGAGCTTTGGGCGCCTATGCGCCCGGCGCTATGAGCGAGTTTTTAAAGCTTTCTAATATTACCGAAACAGAAAATTATTATCCCGAAGCGGATGAAATGGTCAATACATTTACTAACGACTATGAGCTGGTAACCAATCGTATACTCGAAAACGCTGCAAGAATTCAGGACGAATACAAAGACGAAGTGACTGCGGGACTTTTATACGGTCTTGCTCAGAAATACCAGAAAAATATTTGGATGCTAAAATCATTAATTAATAATTAA
- a CDS encoding sigma-54-dependent Fis family transcriptional regulator has protein sequence MNELKLNTISYLTPAVTMDILLEAIQEIVPYELAVISSREGDDKLKVRYAKGPLITDEIYNFEIDLKKRTDIRDVLISGNVKLVEESKDPHHDDTYKGVIDLPLGHSCMLAPLKINGEILGLMTLDHRQCDMFTPMRVNLTNTLSKLISLALAQSIMNDSLLNEKQTLIYERNSLLGDVSSVLEGLVGKSQKWIQIIEKIKLVAPTESHVMILGETGTGKEQVAKSIHALSNRSDKPFITLNCSALNYNLAESELFGHEKGAFTGAVSQRRGRFELADGGTLFLDEIADLPFEIQPKLLRAIQEGTFERLGGEKTIKSDVRIICATNADLLEKVKEGKFREDLYYRLNVFPIKLPPLRERKEDIFLLSNHFIEKLGKKLNKPNITLSEEALSKLKNYSWHGNVRELQNTLERAIILCNYGVIKPEHIIFEYEEINHDTAESDDTIAAFDEEVKKIILRALRKSKGKIYGADGAAALLKLKPTTLQSKMKKLGIA, from the coding sequence ATGAACGAACTGAAATTAAATACAATCAGCTATTTAACGCCTGCGGTTACAATGGATATACTGTTGGAAGCCATACAGGAGATTGTGCCGTATGAACTTGCGGTTATATCGAGCCGGGAAGGGGACGACAAATTGAAAGTTCGTTACGCAAAAGGGCCTCTGATAACCGACGAAATCTACAATTTCGAAATTGACCTTAAAAAAAGGACGGACATAAGGGACGTTCTCATATCCGGAAACGTAAAATTGGTGGAAGAATCGAAAGATCCCCATCACGACGACACATACAAAGGCGTTATCGACCTCCCTTTGGGCCATTCGTGTATGCTGGCTCCGCTGAAGATTAACGGAGAAATACTCGGTTTGATGACTCTTGATCATCGACAGTGCGATATGTTCACACCGATGAGAGTCAATCTTACTAATACATTGTCAAAATTGATATCTCTGGCTCTTGCCCAATCGATAATGAACGATTCCCTGCTGAATGAAAAACAAACTTTGATATACGAAAGAAATTCTCTGTTGGGAGATGTATCATCCGTTCTCGAGGGTCTGGTAGGCAAATCGCAAAAATGGATTCAGATAATCGAAAAAATCAAATTGGTTGCCCCGACGGAATCACACGTAATGATACTCGGCGAGACCGGCACCGGTAAAGAGCAGGTTGCAAAGTCAATTCACGCTCTTTCAAACCGCTCCGATAAACCGTTCATAACGCTTAATTGTTCAGCGCTAAATTACAATCTGGCTGAGAGCGAATTATTCGGACACGAAAAGGGAGCTTTTACGGGCGCGGTGTCGCAAAGACGGGGACGTTTTGAACTTGCCGACGGCGGCACTCTTTTTCTGGACGAAATTGCCGACCTGCCCTTCGAAATACAACCGAAATTACTGCGCGCAATTCAGGAAGGAACATTCGAAAGATTGGGCGGCGAAAAAACCATCAAATCCGACGTAAGGATTATTTGCGCCACAAACGCAGATTTGCTTGAAAAAGTTAAAGAAGGAAAATTCCGCGAAGATTTGTATTACCGCCTGAATGTATTTCCGATAAAACTTCCTCCGCTCAGAGAACGAAAAGAAGATATATTCTTACTGTCCAATCATTTCATAGAAAAATTAGGAAAAAAGCTCAACAAACCGAACATAACTCTTTCCGAAGAAGCATTGAGCAAACTGAAGAACTACAGTTGGCACGGCAACGTACGCGAGCTTCAGAACACACTAGAAAGGGCAATTATTTTGTGCAATTACGGAGTAATAAAACCCGAACATATAATTTTCGAATACGAAGAAATCAACCATGATACGGCGGAAAGCGACGACACAATAGCTGCGTTCGACGAAGAAGTAAAAAAGATTATACTCAGGGCGCTCAGAAAATCGAAAGGTAAAATTTACGGCGCAGACGGCGCGGCAGCGCTCTTGAAATTAAAGCCGACAACTTTGCAAAGTAAAATGAAAAAGCTCGGTATCGCCTAA